The window AGCTGCTCGAAAAATTGGTTCAGGCCGCGCGCTCCATGGACGAGATTTTCCTCCGTCAGGTCTACGCGTCGAACCCCGAGATCCGGGCCAGGCTTCAGAGATCTTCTTCCCCTCTGGATTCCTTGAGGCTACAGTACTTCCAGATCATGTTTGGTCCCTTTGACCGCCTGGACGAAGACCGCCCGTTCATCGGCGACCGACCGAAGCCCTTAGGGGCCAACTTCTACCCTGAGGAAATGACCAAAGAGGAGTTCCTCCGGTGGATTGAGCAGCACCCGGAGGATCGGGAGGCCATGGAGAGCAACTACACCGTGGTCCGCCGCCAGAACGGAAACCTCGTAGCCGTTCCCTACTCGACGGAGTACCGGCAGTTCCTGGAGCCCGCCGCCCAGTTGCTGGAGGAGGCCGCCGAGCTCGCCGAAAACGCCAGCCTCAAGCGCTACCTTCGGCTGCGGGCCGCTGCCTTCCGGACCAACGACTACTTCGAGAGCGATCTGGCCTGGATGGATCTCGACGATCCCGACATCGAATTCGTGATCGGGCCGTACGAGGTCTACGAGGATCGCCTCTTCGGCTACAAAGCGGCCTTCGAGGCATTCGTGACCGTGATCGATCGCGAGGAGAGCGCCAAACTGTCCACGGTCAATCGCTACCTGGAGGAAATGGAGCGCAATCTGCCGCTCCCCGAGAGCCACAAGAATTTCCGGCGCGGGAAATCCTCCCCCATCCGCGTCGTCAACGAGATTTTCTCAGCCGGGGATACCAAGGCCGGGGTTCAGACGACCGCCTTCAACCTGCCCAATGATGAACGGGTGCGGGAGATCAAAGGGAGCAAGAAGGT of the candidate division KSB1 bacterium genome contains:
- a CDS encoding peptidase; its protein translation is MRTAPCLVFLLLILGCGVRESGLREETQHLRTQLAKFAPAEIGVDLSYLRPAQRQLLEKLVQAARSMDEIFLRQVYASNPEIRARLQRSSSPLDSLRLQYFQIMFGPFDRLDEDRPFIGDRPKPLGANFYPEEMTKEEFLRWIEQHPEDREAMESNYTVVRRQNGNLVAVPYSTEYRQFLEPAAQLLEEAAELAENASLKRYLRLRAAAFRTNDYFESDLAWMDLDDPDIEFVIGPYEVYEDRLFGYKAAFEAFVTVIDREESAKLSTVNRYLEEMERNLPLPESHKNFRRGKSSPIRVVNEIFSAGDTKAGVQTTAFNLPNDERVREIKGSKKVLLKNVAEAKFKHCWRPIAARLVAEDQLPLTRFDAYFHQVLMHEVSHGLGPGIVQLPDGRTTTVSKELKETYPTIEEAKADVLAIYNTIFLADRGLFSPAFLDTTFVTYLGGMFRSIRFGVQEAHGMANLIQFNYLLEKGAFVHDPSTGRFRVELSKMRPSIRDLAHELLMIEATLDYPRAVEFIARYGQMPALLAGALERVADLPVDIRPIYRLDF